The following coding sequences are from one Pusillimonas sp. DMV24BSW_D window:
- a CDS encoding NAD(P)-dependent alcohol dehydrogenase has translation MSTTITAAVSRITGQPFSLETLELEDPRDNEVLVRIVATGICHSDLHMRNAPDRVPKPIVLGHEGAGVVERVGRSVKKVQPGDHVVITFDSCGACPNCTQGHAAYCQFLRRHAFSGARADGSTALRCNGEVIHSHFFGQSSFAGYSICTERNVVPVDRTLPLSLLGPLGCGIQTGAGAMINSLKVGAGDRVAVLGSGSVGLAGVMAAQVAGAATIVAVDLQANRLALAEQLGATHTLKSTDGDLLSQLQAIAPQGFNAILDTTGHDGLIKQAVAALAAFGVCGLVNTVSGADIHANILDLVRGGRSVRGIHQGDSVPEIFIPKLIELYKQGRFPFDKLIRFYDFADINQAMADMHAGTTIKPVIRISPEP, from the coding sequence ATGAGCACAACCATCACGGCAGCGGTTAGTCGCATTACGGGGCAGCCCTTCTCCCTTGAAACGCTTGAGCTTGAAGACCCGCGCGACAACGAAGTACTGGTTCGCATTGTGGCAACCGGCATTTGCCATAGTGACTTGCACATGCGCAACGCCCCCGACCGTGTGCCCAAACCTATTGTGTTGGGCCATGAAGGCGCGGGGGTGGTAGAACGAGTGGGAAGATCAGTCAAAAAAGTGCAACCAGGCGATCACGTGGTGATTACATTCGACTCATGCGGCGCGTGCCCCAATTGCACCCAAGGCCATGCAGCCTACTGCCAGTTCCTGCGCCGACACGCCTTTTCAGGCGCGCGTGCCGATGGCTCCACCGCACTACGCTGCAACGGCGAAGTGATTCACAGTCATTTTTTCGGCCAGTCGTCGTTTGCCGGCTATAGCATCTGCACAGAGCGTAATGTCGTTCCGGTTGACCGCACGTTGCCATTATCATTGCTTGGCCCGCTAGGCTGCGGTATTCAAACGGGCGCAGGGGCGATGATTAACTCACTTAAAGTAGGTGCAGGCGATCGCGTCGCTGTACTGGGAAGCGGCTCTGTTGGGTTGGCCGGTGTCATGGCCGCCCAAGTGGCGGGTGCCGCCACCATTGTGGCAGTTGACCTGCAGGCGAATCGGCTGGCATTAGCCGAACAATTAGGCGCAACCCATACGTTAAAGAGCACCGACGGCGACCTGCTGAGCCAACTGCAAGCCATTGCCCCACAGGGGTTCAATGCCATCCTCGACACCACCGGCCATGACGGTCTCATTAAGCAGGCAGTGGCAGCACTGGCCGCCTTTGGTGTATGCGGTTTGGTGAATACTGTTTCTGGGGCCGACATTCACGCCAATATTCTTGACCTGGTGCGCGGCGGTCGCTCTGTACGAGGCATCCACCAAGGTGACAGCGTACCCGAAATTTTTATCCCGAAGCTTATCGAGCTATACAAGCAAGGCCGCTTTCCGTTCGACAAACTCATTCGCTTTTATGACTTTGCCGACATTAACCAGGCCATGGCAGACATGCATGCCGGCACCACCATCAAACCAGTTATCCGCATCAGCCCCGAGCCGTGA
- a CDS encoding carbon-nitrogen hydrolase family protein, with protein sequence MADTFPKFRAAAVHAASVFLNREASIEKACRLIEESAEQGADLVAFPETFVPGYPFWIWTHTPTRGAPLYYELFTNSVEVGTEATDRIGAAARRAGVYVVLGVSERDGGTLYNTQLYFDRTGAIMGRHRKLQPTHVERTIWGRGDGSDLPVFDTDIGRMGGLICWEHTMDLARYALISQRQQIHIGCWPGISALTHDPNSGFFNNVVETAARYHAWAGQCFVVNASSRIDDEVLKRLDLVDQPDMIRTGGGWSAIVSPTGRMLAGPNTDDETILVADVDLSEIVFLKYACDSAGHYSRPDMLRLATNLTPQPVTQPFGVQGSAWTEVAVVKTEMNKIEEDAT encoded by the coding sequence ATGGCTGATACTTTTCCGAAATTTCGTGCGGCGGCAGTGCATGCGGCATCGGTATTCCTGAACCGGGAAGCTTCAATTGAAAAGGCATGTCGCTTAATTGAGGAATCGGCCGAGCAGGGCGCGGACTTGGTGGCGTTTCCCGAAACCTTTGTGCCTGGGTATCCGTTCTGGATCTGGACGCATACGCCTACGCGGGGTGCGCCACTGTATTACGAGCTTTTCACAAACAGTGTTGAAGTGGGCACCGAAGCCACCGACCGCATCGGCGCGGCGGCCCGACGTGCCGGTGTGTATGTGGTGCTGGGCGTATCGGAACGCGATGGCGGTACGCTGTACAACACCCAACTGTATTTCGATCGCACCGGTGCCATTATGGGGCGGCATCGCAAACTGCAGCCCACGCACGTTGAGCGCACTATCTGGGGCCGCGGGGATGGCTCCGATCTTCCCGTATTCGATACGGATATTGGCCGAATGGGTGGGTTGATTTGTTGGGAACACACCATGGATCTTGCGCGTTATGCGCTCATTAGCCAGCGCCAGCAAATTCATATCGGGTGCTGGCCCGGTATTTCGGCGCTCACGCACGATCCCAATTCCGGTTTCTTTAACAACGTAGTGGAAACGGCGGCACGCTACCATGCCTGGGCGGGGCAATGCTTTGTGGTGAATGCCAGTTCGCGGATTGATGATGAGGTGCTCAAGCGGCTTGACTTGGTTGACCAGCCGGACATGATTCGCACGGGCGGTGGCTGGAGCGCGATTGTGTCGCCAACCGGACGTATGTTGGCCGGGCCGAATACCGATGACGAAACCATCCTGGTTGCCGATGTGGACTTATCTGAAATAGTGTTCCTGAAGTATGCATGCGATTCGGCGGGGCATTATTCGCGACCCGACATGTTGCGATTGGCTACTAACTTAACGCCGCAGCCGGTTACGCAACCGTTTGGAGTACAGGGCTCTGCATGGACCGAGGTAGCGGTTGTGAAAACTGAGATGAACAAAATCGAGGAGGATGCCACGTAA
- a CDS encoding ABC transporter substrate-binding protein yields MRRKFSLRLLAATALTFTSVGAYAADDVKVGLMLPYSGTFAELGQNITNGFKLAIDQKGGKIAGRTIEYVELDDESAPAKANENANKLIRRDNVDVLVGTVHSGVALTMARVAKNTGALMIIPNAGANELTGALCSPNIFRASFSNWQAGYAVGALMAQKHKTAVSLAWNYAAGDEQTAGFKEAFEAGGGKVLKHLSLPFPNTEFQPLLTEIATLQPDAVYAFVAGAAQVKLTKDYEASGLKDKIPLYGAFLTEGTLEAQGSSAQGMLTALHYADGLDNPKNQAFIEAYKKAHGETPDVFAVQGYDSAQLFIAGLEAVNGDTSKKEDMIRAMENAKLDSPRGPLSFSKSHNPVMNMYIREARGDQNVMVGIAVEALADPSPDCKR; encoded by the coding sequence ATGCGACGCAAATTTTCATTACGTTTGCTAGCTGCAACTGCACTGACTTTCACCTCTGTTGGGGCGTATGCTGCCGACGACGTGAAAGTCGGGCTGATGTTGCCATATTCCGGGACGTTCGCGGAGTTAGGTCAGAATATTACTAATGGTTTTAAGCTGGCGATTGATCAGAAGGGTGGAAAAATCGCAGGCCGGACCATTGAGTATGTCGAGTTGGACGATGAGTCGGCTCCTGCGAAGGCAAATGAGAACGCTAATAAATTGATCCGTCGCGACAATGTCGATGTGCTTGTGGGTACGGTACATTCTGGTGTTGCGTTAACGATGGCGCGCGTGGCCAAGAACACGGGTGCGCTAATGATTATTCCCAATGCTGGCGCAAACGAGTTAACTGGTGCCTTATGTTCACCAAACATCTTCAGAGCTTCTTTCTCTAATTGGCAAGCTGGCTATGCAGTTGGTGCGCTAATGGCTCAAAAACATAAAACCGCTGTTTCTTTGGCGTGGAATTACGCAGCCGGAGACGAGCAAACAGCGGGCTTCAAGGAAGCCTTCGAGGCTGGTGGCGGTAAGGTGTTGAAGCATCTGTCTCTTCCTTTCCCCAATACTGAGTTCCAGCCATTGCTCACGGAAATTGCAACACTTCAACCCGATGCCGTTTATGCATTTGTGGCAGGCGCTGCTCAGGTGAAATTAACAAAAGACTACGAAGCATCGGGCTTGAAAGACAAGATCCCTTTATATGGTGCATTCCTCACAGAGGGTACGCTCGAGGCGCAGGGAAGTTCTGCACAGGGGATGCTGACGGCATTGCATTACGCCGATGGCTTGGACAATCCCAAAAATCAGGCCTTTATCGAGGCATACAAGAAGGCTCATGGCGAAACTCCTGATGTGTTTGCGGTACAGGGTTATGATTCTGCGCAGTTGTTCATCGCGGGCCTTGAGGCAGTCAACGGCGATACCTCCAAGAAAGAAGACATGATTCGCGCGATGGAAAACGCCAAGCTTGATAGTCCCCGCGGGCCTCTGTCATTTTCCAAATCGCATAACCCTGTCATGAATATGTATATTCGTGAAGCACGTGGTGATCAGAATGTCATGGTGGGTATTGCGGTGGAAGCGCTGGCTGACCCTTCGCCTGATTGCAAACGGTAA
- a CDS encoding branched-chain amino acid ABC transporter permease: MDILLGSLLIQALNAIQYGLLLFLIASGLTLIFGVMGVINIAHGSFYMMGAYFAFTITGLTGNFFVAVLLGAILSVIIGALLEWALFKHLYKRDHLEQVLLSYGLILIFEELRSIFVGDEVHSIDVPAWLNFSIPLGDIMSYPFYRLFMSGVCVLVAIGMYILINRTRIGSMIRAGATNSGMAEVLGVNISMVNRLVFSLGVGLAAFAGMINAPASAVAPGMGMEVLIVSFVVVVIGGIGSVWGALFAAMVIAFADTFGSVFFPSVAGMLTYIIMAMVLLWRPEGIFKR; encoded by the coding sequence ATGGATATATTGTTAGGGTCACTATTAATCCAGGCATTGAACGCAATTCAGTATGGATTGCTTTTGTTTCTAATAGCAAGTGGCCTTACGCTCATATTTGGTGTAATGGGCGTCATTAATATTGCGCATGGCAGTTTCTATATGATGGGTGCATATTTTGCGTTCACCATAACAGGCCTTACAGGAAATTTTTTCGTCGCAGTATTATTGGGCGCAATTTTAAGCGTCATCATTGGTGCTCTTCTGGAGTGGGCATTATTCAAGCACCTTTATAAAAGAGATCACCTTGAGCAGGTTCTTTTGAGCTATGGCTTGATTTTGATATTTGAAGAGCTGCGCAGCATTTTCGTCGGTGACGAAGTTCACTCCATCGATGTCCCCGCTTGGCTGAATTTCTCCATACCGCTCGGAGACATTATGTCTTACCCGTTCTATCGCCTGTTTATGTCCGGGGTGTGCGTTCTGGTCGCCATTGGTATGTATATATTAATTAACCGAACGCGCATCGGGTCGATGATTCGAGCGGGGGCGACAAATAGTGGTATGGCTGAAGTTCTGGGAGTCAATATCAGCATGGTCAATCGTCTCGTGTTTTCTCTCGGGGTCGGGCTTGCCGCGTTTGCGGGCATGATCAACGCGCCGGCCTCGGCGGTTGCGCCAGGGATGGGCATGGAAGTGTTGATTGTGAGTTTTGTCGTGGTTGTGATTGGGGGAATCGGTTCTGTTTGGGGTGCCTTGTTTGCGGCTATGGTCATTGCATTTGCAGACACTTTTGGCAGCGTATTTTTCCCGAGTGTGGCGGGGATGCTGACATACATAATTATGGCCATGGTTTTATTGTGGCGACCTGAAGGAATTTTTAAGCGGTGA
- a CDS encoding branched-chain amino acid ABC transporter permease: protein MVESKNKYALLAVMFIALLLFPTLGLDFYNDMVSRIVILALFAVSLDLLVGYTGLISFGHAAWFGVGAYAFALLSTHYQVTDSFWITLPVALIAAAVLSFIVGLFVLRTKGIYFIMVTLAFAQVFYFLVHDVPAIGGSTDGLNLYARPTLEIGNWVLLDLENPLTMYYFILAALFFSVVLLWFFLRSPLGRAVQGIKINEHRMLSIGFPVFRYKLIVFVIASVFASLAGYLFAAQSYGVNPELLSWHKSADVLLMLIFGGMGQFVGGMVGAFAFILLKDVFMTYTDWWQLWLGITIVLFVLFLPGGLASLPSRLKALVGKA, encoded by the coding sequence ATGGTAGAAAGCAAAAATAAATATGCGCTTTTAGCGGTGATGTTTATCGCTTTATTGTTGTTTCCGACGCTTGGTCTTGATTTCTACAATGACATGGTGTCGCGAATCGTGATACTGGCGTTATTTGCAGTCAGCCTGGATTTGCTGGTGGGGTACACGGGTTTAATCAGCTTTGGGCACGCAGCATGGTTTGGAGTAGGCGCATATGCGTTTGCGCTCCTTTCCACCCATTACCAAGTTACCGACAGTTTTTGGATCACGTTGCCTGTTGCGCTGATCGCCGCAGCAGTACTTTCCTTTATCGTTGGCTTGTTTGTTTTAAGGACCAAGGGCATTTATTTCATCATGGTAACTTTGGCATTTGCGCAAGTGTTTTATTTTCTTGTGCATGATGTTCCAGCCATTGGTGGAAGTACGGACGGTTTGAATCTCTATGCGCGGCCTACGTTGGAAATAGGTAATTGGGTTTTGCTGGATTTGGAAAACCCTCTGACCATGTATTACTTTATTTTGGCAGCGCTGTTTTTCTCTGTTGTTTTATTATGGTTTTTCTTGAGGTCACCTTTAGGGCGCGCGGTGCAGGGTATAAAAATAAATGAGCATCGAATGCTGTCAATTGGTTTTCCTGTTTTTCGTTATAAGTTGATTGTTTTTGTCATTGCAAGCGTTTTTGCTTCTTTGGCTGGTTACTTGTTTGCTGCCCAAAGTTACGGTGTTAATCCGGAGCTTTTGTCCTGGCATAAATCGGCAGATGTCCTGCTTATGTTGATATTTGGTGGTATGGGTCAATTTGTTGGCGGCATGGTGGGGGCGTTCGCCTTCATTTTGCTTAAAGACGTTTTCATGACATATACCGATTGGTGGCAGCTATGGCTTGGCATAACGATTGTATTGTTTGTTTTGTTCTTGCCGGGTGGATTGGCTTCGCTACCCAGCCGGCTTAAAGCACTTGTTGGGAAAGCGTAA
- a CDS encoding ABC transporter ATP-binding protein, whose product MNDVLLRAENVSKHFGGLVANDNVSLSVYKGKTHAILGPNGAGKSTLINMLSGDLTCSSGSVFLGNLDVTHLQPNERSLLGIGRSYQKTNIFPMFTVLENCRLAAQSREPRLGAVFSSASNYEPYKNLAEKAIWETGLEGYESRVASALSHGEQRQLELAIVLATQPSVLLLDEPLAGMGSEESFQMIDLLKKLVKTHGILLVEHDMDAVFAIADIITVMVNGSVLMTDTPDRVRASAEVQQAYFGH is encoded by the coding sequence ATGAACGATGTGTTGCTAAGAGCAGAAAATGTATCCAAGCATTTTGGGGGTCTGGTTGCGAACGACAATGTGTCGTTGTCTGTTTACAAAGGTAAAACGCATGCGATTCTTGGCCCGAATGGTGCTGGAAAATCGACCCTGATCAATATGTTGTCCGGCGACTTAACCTGCTCAAGTGGCTCGGTGTTTTTGGGTAATCTCGATGTGACACATTTGCAACCAAATGAGCGTTCTCTGCTGGGAATTGGTCGCAGCTATCAGAAAACCAATATCTTTCCAATGTTTACGGTGCTGGAGAATTGTCGTTTGGCCGCGCAATCTCGTGAGCCCCGCTTAGGCGCCGTTTTTTCTAGCGCGAGCAATTATGAGCCCTATAAGAATCTTGCTGAGAAAGCGATTTGGGAAACAGGATTAGAGGGTTATGAAAGCCGGGTTGCCAGTGCATTATCTCATGGTGAGCAAAGGCAGCTTGAGTTAGCGATTGTTCTTGCGACGCAACCGAGCGTTTTGTTGCTCGATGAGCCGCTCGCAGGCATGGGTTCGGAAGAGTCTTTTCAAATGATCGATCTGCTTAAAAAGCTTGTAAAGACACATGGTATTTTGCTGGTGGAGCATGATATGGATGCCGTATTTGCCATTGCAGACATTATTACGGTGATGGTAAATGGATCTGTCCTGATGACGGACACGCCCGATCGGGTACGTGCCAGCGCCGAGGTTCAGCAAGCTTATTTCGGACACTAA
- a CDS encoding ABC transporter ATP-binding protein, translating to MSEALVSAHGIHSYYGQSHILHGIDFTISRGETVGLMGRNGMGKSTLIKSLVGVVRPREGEVFVKGRSGKSMPTYKVARMGIAYVPEGRGIFPNLSVKENLLLGARPGSDGRLDWTYDRVLDSFPRLRERLSNGGAQLSGGEQQMLSIGRALMTNPDLLILDEATEGLAPLIAKEIWRIIAAIRESGIATIIVDKNFEAITEISTRNLIMVKGMIVFEGSSSELLSDADRLKTHLGV from the coding sequence ATGTCAGAAGCATTAGTGAGTGCTCATGGAATTCATTCATATTATGGCCAGAGCCATATTTTGCACGGGATAGACTTCACGATCTCGCGTGGTGAAACCGTTGGGCTGATGGGCCGCAACGGTATGGGTAAATCCACGTTGATAAAAAGTTTGGTTGGTGTGGTGCGGCCGCGGGAGGGAGAGGTTTTTGTTAAGGGTAGGTCAGGCAAGAGTATGCCTACCTATAAGGTAGCACGCATGGGAATAGCCTACGTTCCTGAAGGGCGTGGTATCTTTCCCAACTTGTCGGTGAAAGAGAATCTATTGCTCGGAGCGCGTCCGGGTTCAGATGGGCGTCTTGACTGGACTTATGACAGGGTTCTGGACTCTTTTCCGCGATTAAGGGAGCGGCTGAGTAATGGTGGCGCTCAGTTATCGGGGGGGGAGCAACAAATGCTGAGTATTGGGCGAGCCTTGATGACTAACCCGGATTTGTTAATTCTGGATGAGGCTACTGAAGGATTGGCGCCCTTAATTGCCAAGGAAATTTGGCGGATCATAGCAGCTATTCGAGAGTCTGGTATCGCGACGATAATCGTTGACAAGAATTTTGAGGCGATTACAGAGATCAGTACACGAAACCTGATTATGGTCAAAGGTATGATTGTTTTTGAGGGTTCAAGTTCAGAGTTATTGTCTGACGCCGACAGGCTGAAAACCCATCTTGGTGTGTAA
- a CDS encoding IclR family transcriptional regulator domain-containing protein translates to MAKSTHHNDVNTQQHTHLPKNRSNEDKEYVAGLEKGLSIIEAFGIKNTPLTLSEAAEITGHSRASARRSLLTLQKLGYVECDDKMFRLAPRVLRLGHAYLTSTALARTIQPTLEAISERTNESSSFAVLDGSDAVFVARAATRRSLSNGLGLGSRLPAYCAATGRVLLADLDPDEAKTRLERKPRQKLTPNTRIDIPTLMSYLNEVRRVGYAISDEELELGVRSLAVPVRDQKGQTIGSISIVSSTSRRSLENMIENLLPELERARWMVASLI, encoded by the coding sequence GTGGCTAAGTCAACTCATCACAACGACGTAAACACCCAACAACACACCCATCTCCCAAAAAACAGATCAAATGAAGATAAAGAGTACGTCGCCGGGCTCGAAAAAGGCCTTTCAATCATCGAGGCATTCGGTATTAAAAACACGCCCCTTACGTTGAGTGAAGCTGCCGAGATTACTGGCCATTCACGTGCCTCGGCCAGAAGGTCTCTATTAACCCTACAAAAACTAGGTTATGTGGAATGCGACGACAAGATGTTCCGTCTTGCACCCCGGGTACTTCGGCTCGGCCATGCTTATTTAACATCAACCGCTTTAGCACGCACAATTCAGCCCACACTTGAAGCAATTAGCGAACGAACGAATGAGTCGAGCTCCTTTGCCGTTCTGGATGGTTCCGACGCCGTGTTCGTGGCAAGAGCAGCAACCCGCAGAAGCCTTTCAAACGGATTGGGACTTGGTTCGAGACTGCCTGCCTATTGTGCGGCAACTGGCAGGGTATTGTTAGCAGACCTTGACCCCGACGAAGCAAAAACCCGCCTCGAGCGAAAGCCTCGTCAGAAGCTAACGCCCAATACGCGCATCGACATCCCCACGTTAATGTCATACTTGAATGAAGTACGAAGGGTCGGCTACGCGATCAGTGACGAAGAACTGGAGCTGGGCGTCCGATCACTTGCTGTACCGGTTAGAGATCAAAAAGGCCAAACCATTGGATCAATCAGCATCGTCAGCTCGACGTCAAGACGAAGCCTCGAGAACATGATCGAAAACCTGCTGCCCGAACTTGAAAGAGCACGGTGGATGGTTGCATCGTTGATCTAA